acctaAAACATTAACTCAcctaattaaacaaaatatatttgcAGCAAAGATTTTTACTATGTGCAAAGATTTGTATATTATGTATAAAAACATGtgtattatacataaaaaattgtATGCTATATGCCTAAATAAATTTGTGCTATatgtaaatttttatatgttatactTCGAAAATTTATATGCTGAGCAAAGAAAAAAAGTTAGTGACATATGcatgcattattttttttttttacgaactTTGCActaacttaattacaaaataacaTATACACTTAGCATCtttattaaacaaatttaaacGTGCTCTTCAACCCTCCAATGCCAAAACAAACACACCCTAATCGTTTACTCCTAAAAATTGTAAAAtgaatgatgattgatgaatgTGGTTCCACGCGAAAATCGTGGCTCGCATGTTTCTGTCTGCACATCAACCAAAGCCTCTATTGTTCAAACTAGCACTCCTGCCTCACTTGCATTCCTTTACTTCCCGCTGTTACTTCCTCTCCCAAGCCTCTTTACCATGCCGTTCCATTTCTTCATATCGTGACCCTCTTGTTACTTTCTTACTCGATGCTCTGAAATGTTCATCCTCTGTCTCTTGCTGCAGGGTCATCCATGCCCGTGTAATCAAATCGCTGGATTTCAGAGATGGGTTTATCGGTGATCAACTGGTATCAAGTTACCTCAACATGGGCTTGATCCATGACGCAGAGAAGCTGTTCGACGAAATGGCCAACAAGGATTTTGTGTCGTGGAACTCCTTGGTTTCTGGGTTTTCGAAAATGGGCCACCTTGGCAGGTGCATCAGTTTGTTTTCTATGATAAAATCTGAGTATGGATTGGAATTGAACGAGCTTACACTACTATCTGTTATCTCGGTTTGTGCTTCTGCTCAGGCTAGGGATGAAGGTCAGTATCTTCATTGTTGTGCATTGAAGTTGGGTATGCTTTCTGAGGTGAAGGTTGCTAATTCTCTTATTAATATGTATGGAAAGTTTGGTTGCGTTGACTGTGCTTTCAGGTTGTTTCAGGCTATGTCAGAGCCAAATATGATATCGTGGAATTCGGTGGTTGCTTCCTGCACCCAAAATGGAATCCCCATTGAagctattaactattttaatatgATGAGGATGAATGGATTTTTTCCTGATGAGGCCACAATGGTGAGTTTGCTTCAAGCCTGTGAAATTTTGCCTTTAGGAATGTTGATCGAGGCCTTACACAGTGTAATCTTCACCTGCGGGCTTGATTCAAATGTGACAATTGTTACCACACTTTTGAACTTGTATTCAAAGTTAGGGAGATTGGACGCTTCTAAAAAGGTCTATGCTGAGATATCTAAACCTGATAAAGTGGCATGGTCTGCAATGATTGCAGGCTATGCCATCCATGGGTGTGGGAAAGAGGCAATAGAGTTCTTTGAAAGGACTGTAATGGCAGGTATGAAGCCTGATCATGTTACTTTTACTCATTTGTTAAGTGCTTGTAGCCATTCAGGGCTTGTCAAGGAAGGAAAATACTATTTCCGAATTATGTCTGATGTTTATGGGGTTCAACCCCGATTGGATCACTATTCATGTATGGTTGATCTTCTTGGGCGCTGTGGTCTTCTTAGTGATGCTCGTAACCTGATTATGCACATGCCATTACAACCAAATTCTGCAGTCTGGGGTGCCCTTCTCAGTGCTTGTCGTGTTTATGGTAACATTGATCTTGGGAAGGAAGCTGCAGAGAATTTGATTGCCTTAGATCCGTATGACCCTAGAAACTATATTATGCTTTCCAACATATATTCTGCTTCAGGCCTATGGAGTGAAGCGTCAAAACTGAGGACCTTGATGAAGAGAAATGTTCTAACTAAAAACCCTGGATGCAGCTTTATCGAGCATGGGAATAAAATCCACCGGTTTATGGTGGATGACTATTCTCACCCTGATTCAGACAAAATACACACGAAGCTTGACGAACTTATAAGAAAAATTCAAGAGGTTGGCTTTGTGTCTGAAACTGAATCCATTCTCCATGATGTTGATGAGGAGGTCAAAATAAATATGGTCAACAAGCACAGTGAGAAGATAGCTCTTGCATATGGACTTTTGGTTACTAACGCTGATAAGCCACTAGTTATAATAAAGAACCTTAGAATTTGCCGTGATTGTCATACCACCGTGAAATTTGTCTCTCAGATTGAGAAGCGTGTTATCATTATTCGAGATTCAAAGCGATTTCATCACTTTTCAGATGGATTATGTTCTTGTGGTGATTACTGGTAGTGGTCTCCGGAATTTGCTGTGATTGTCACACCACTGAGAAATTTGTCTCGCAGGTTGATAAGTGTGTTATCATTATTTGAGATTCAAAGAGGTTTCACCACTTTTCAGATGGATTATGTTCTGTGGTGATTACTGGTAGTGGTCTCCGTTGAATCTGGCATCATTCAAATTATTCTTGGTCGCTAAAGCCCATGTGGTAAGAAACTTGATATCCGTATATATATATGAACGTATTTTTTatccatgtagccgaccccacctagtgggataaggatgttgttgttgttgaatgtaTCTGTTTATGTACACGTTGTGATAATAAAAAGAGTCTTTGTGTAGCCAGGTAAATTTAATACAACTTTTGACCTTTATTGTGctgataaaagaaaatgaaaatagagcATCGATCATACATACGAATTCAAATCGTCCAAGTAAATACAACAGTTGAGAAACCAAATATGGCATGACATTAAAACCTAAATCAAAGCATACAGTCATATACGTATTCTATCTCTGTTGAAGTATCATAAACATTCAAGTATGCTTTCATAATTATAAATCATATACATAAAGACATAACAATAGCTTTAAATATAGACAAATCCATAATTTTAGGAATACATGTATTCATATCCATTCACCAATTGTCATACAAAGCCATACATGATAAACTATTGAATGCCATGTATTGGTAAATCGCCTTTGTCTCTGTCACAAGTGGGttagaaacatatattcatttatcttatctttataaatatttaaaaatacaacCCATTTTTATTTGCAGTTCCACGTTGAATGAAGGAAGACCTCTTAGCTGCTCAGTCTCGTGGAACTGATTTGCTGCAACATGGAGAACAATAACTTCATCAATAGTAAGTTAAATAAACTTCACATCTTACCATGCCAAAAGATATCTCTTTACTTTCTTATGGTTGAAATTTCTAAATTAGATTCTGAAGTTTGTAAGTTGTCATGCAAGGGAATTATACACCCTTGTTTTGACCTGTGAACTAGATTGTGCTCATAAAGTATTTTCAATTGTGAGTGCAGATCAATCCACAAACACAAAGGTCATATACAGTCATGAGTGATCTTCTGATTAGAATTCTGCAGGGAAAACAATTTCTGTGAGATTATTGCATTGTATGTGGACTCGTGACATTTTAGCTACTCTAAGATTAGGAATGGAAGAGAAAAACTGTGGGAATCTTTTCTTAAATCCTACAAAGCCCTGTGTTCTAAGTGTATTTTCCTGTTGCACATGTATTTTATAGATACCTAACAGGGAGGGGTTTTAGCGTGGGGAAAAAGTGAATatacttatttttcattatttaaatttttaattatattttacaacTCATTTGTAAATCTCTTAGATTAACTTCACTCAGGGAACCTCTACTCATTCTTTGCTGAGCTCCTAGTTCTAAGAGGTATGGCGTGCTTTCATCTTTCCTCTCCTTTTGGGTTTCTACTTTCTAATTTCCCGATGTTggaaattgagtagattttaatGATATATTCATGTACATAGGTAGTTGTAGTCTATACATATATTTGAAAATAGCATTCAAATTGGTCCTCTAGTTTTCCCTCGATGATCAAATTGGTCCATCTTCTTAAACATATCAAGTTAGTTCCCAGTTTTTAGAACATTAATCAAGTTAGTCCCCTGTCAACAGACTGGTCAATGACTTAATGGAAAGCTGACGTGGAACGTTAACTGCCATGTCACTTCAGCTTGACTGGTCAATTGAAGAAAGGTTTAACTTGATTGGCAGTTTAAAACTGGGGACTATGTGATCAGTTTAAACATGGAGGGACTAATTTTGATTATTATGTcctatttgaatttttttgctgTAATTATTCTATGGTTGTGACCAGTTCAATTTGTCCAGTTTTTACCAGAAAATcagttcttaattttttaaatatattttatacaaaattacaGGTTAGAAAAAATGACAAATTGATCTTTGACCTTTTTTTTGTGAAGACACATAAATCTCtaccaaaattaaatatttataggtTCTTGAACATTGGAACAAATGAGACACATAAATCCTTCTGTTCACTAACAAAAAGACCTATGTGTCTTTACAAAAAGGCTTATGTATCTTGTTTTTCAATAGTCAAGGACTAATTTTGTTAGGGATTTATGTGTTCTTGCAAGAAATGATTCAGGATCTAATTgtcattttcttattattttattatatccaaTTTAACTTTGTTGAACTTCGGTTGAACATCTAAATCTCTGAGTCTTGCTTCAATCTTGGTATCTGTATCATCTTCTAGAAGCTTTGTTCTTTACCCCAATATtgatgttctagctttgtcttgTCAATCCTACCCTTATGGTTCATCTTTTCCTGTTCGAGACTAGCATTGTAGGGCTGTTAATCATCCTTCAcccatctaaatttttttttcattcaacctTGCTACCAATAAAGAGTGGCCACTTTACTATTTGAAAAGGTATCATCAACCAGTCATGGAGTAACAGGACCTTTGACATATGTGGTTGCATATCTTCGACCCGTCTTCCAACCACTGCACCATCATCAACCCTCTGTCACTGTTTACTGCCACCACATCACTTTCAATCCTCTGCGGCTTCGACACCCATGAGCCCGTATCTTCCGCAGATCACTTCTGAGGTTTAGGTGAGGTCAAGGTCAAGAAGCAAACCTGTCTATTTGTTTCTAGATAAATAGCACAAGATATAAAGCAATCATAACAAGTGGTTGATTACTACATAATGGATATAACCTTGTTATGTTTACACTAAAAATCAGCTACCTGTGTAAAATAGAAgatgaaatacaaaatacacattgaaaatggcttaaataatatatgtactcatacacaaatacataatagCTGATTTGATGGCTAATTTTTTGTGTGCACATAGCATTTTTGTAATGGGCGTAGATTTTTAGCCATTGACATGGAATGAAAATATCATTTTCCTTAAAGTTATTGCTATTGCTAGGgctatttctaattattttctaGCAAGCACTGTGTACATAGATCATTGAATGGGTTGGATAATTAATGATCGTATACAGCTCTGGGTTTTAGGATCTTGAATAGTATGACCATCTCCATGTTGGTACATACACAATGACATTCTTGCAAGGTTTATTGCAGTTTCTATAAAACGTTGAGTcaaagaagaattatgagcttcTCTGTTCATCTTTTTCCATGTGATGCACAGCAAGGATTTTATATGCTCCCTTGCTTTTACTTCAGAAGCTCCAGTTTCATTCATGTAACATTGAATCCACTTGGGAACATCGCCAGTGGCATTCTCACGCTAAAAGGGGGAAAATGGGAAACAAAAATTAGAATATAAGAAGATGAGAGTTTTAGATTGAGCAAGATTGAAGTTTGGTGTGGATACTTTATATGTTCCAAGGTCGTTGGCAAGCCGTAAAATCGTTGCCGAAAGCCGAACTGTCTCAGAATACTCTTCTAGGGGAACTTGTTCCTCCTCTATAAATAAATGAGGGATTAGGAAGTAAACATGAGTAAGTATAACAGGCGCACTTATGGAGATCCATGCATTCTCCATGTACTCCTCCAAACTCGGCTTATATTTCCCATGATACCACTTTGCCTCAACCAAATATGATTTACATAGATCTGTCCACTGTAAATTGTTTAAGAAGTCCATCAAATTTTAAGTCTTTTGATTAATCTAAGTACAATATTGTGTGCATAAAAGTTCATAGCAAAAAAtgctaattaagaaaaataaatcaaacagTTGCTTACCACTTTCTTTAGATATGGAGCAATGTAACCCCCATTCTTTTTTAGGGTTTCAAGGGCCAATTCAGTGATAAAGTTATGAAGTTCAAGAAAGCAAGTTTTCATGTAATCTGGGAGATCATTAATGGTCCTTGTATCCCAtctagaataaaaatataaaaggtaaTAACTGTTAATTTCTGTTTTAAAATTGCATatgatatgcaaaaaaaaaaaaaaaaaaaaaaaaaggtatgatTGAGTAGCTACTGTTTAATGACCTGTCAATAGCTTCAGTGAAGAGCTCTAGTTCTTCCAAAGTTCCATGCACATCATAAATATCATCAATTACGGTTATGAAGCAATTAATCTTTGTAAAGACTTTTCTTGAATATCCAAGGTCTAGCTCAAAATTTGTTCCCACTGTCCAGATGTAGTTCTCTACCAACCTATCCCTGGCAAAGCTCAACTTTTCTGCAAGGCCAGTACTTTTCCACCATCTTAAACAAGATCAAACATAAGAAAATGGAAGTGATGTTATAAAATGCGATTTTTCTTGGTACACTGTTTAAGTGGGACCACAAAATAACATGTGATGGAAGTTGTATGTTTAAACTAACATGTGTTTCCGAAACATTTGAAAGTTTTCCTAAACTTTAAACCCTAAAAGATCACATTTGACAACattattttgaaagaaaaaaattgggaAGATCTATTTCCCATATATATAAGCCATGTAAGTAAGAGGAGTATAAAAACTAAGCATATCTACTAATTTCAAGTTAAATATACTGTAAATAGTTCTAAACTTTCAAGAATGGGAATTGTAATTTGGCAAATTCTATGGTATCTGAGTTGTTACCTAAATTTTGTTTAACTTTTCTTTgtagtaaattttaattttttaaaaattatttatttttatatcttttaaattaaatattaatttttaacttttttttatataccgTCTCTTAGACACCATAGTATTCATCTTATAATTTATCCTTTTGAACTTTGTCTTATGTGCAATTTGTTATTTAAACTTTGAAAATGTTCAATTTATCTCCCTGAAATTATGAAATGGTCCAATAAAGGATTTTTGCTAAATTTTCTTCCAAAATGACCCTTTTATTAAGGGATAATTGTATCAAACAATCACTAAAACATCATATGAGGATATTTTTGGATGAAAATTTAACATAAGATCTTCTCTGCAGTATTCGGTAACTGTAGAGACTCAAATTGCACGTTTTCGAAAGTTTAAAGGAAAAACTGCATAACTGGAATGTAACCTTTCAAGGATTTACCATACACCTTGATGTAAACTTGAGTTCCTCTTGATAGATGGATTGAACACGGTTGAAATCTAATTTAGCTAACTGAAGCAAAGTAGGATTCATGTTGTGTCTTCTTTTGTATGCATTAATGAACCATCGTGCCTCCCACCTAGGAATCCTCCAATGTAATGGAAGCTCCAAAGCATGTTGAGTTAGTAGTGATAAATAGCTACATTCGTTTTGGTTCAAATATTCTTCAAGAAACTTTGTGGTCAAATCTCTTGCTTCATCCAATATTGTTTCTCCTTCCATTGAATAAAATGAGGCTTCATACAATGATAACATTCCCTGAACATCAACCGATTGGTATTCCTTGAAATCATGCATGTCATCAAGAAAGCTAAGAAAAACATCTGCCACAACAACAGCAACAGCAGCACATAATCTCACATTAATACCATCATCTCATATATCAACTGGTTAGATAATATAATATAGTACTAAGATGGGAATATGACCaagataataaattatattttttgtaaatattttgtgTACGAAAAAATTCTATCATAGtacaaaatttttacttttttttttgtcaaatagaTTGAATAACCTCCAATTTTAAGTATTACAACACACTTACACTACACATTCATTCACACAATACTAAGTGCATTCGCCAAGATTTGAACTTAAGATGCAGCTTATTAAGAGGCATATATGATTTTACAAACAGGAAGTGCTAAGTAAAGAATGACCATTttaaacaacatgaacaaccactaatcaattaaaaatagacTACACcataatttaatgctactaattaaatttaaaattaatttactcttttaacctattaattaatattgttaacacattattcaaaaatattgttggttacctatatttttcttttacaaaattcttACTTCATATTGTTTGACaatcattcatttattttttcgGTATTGTTACACGTACGAATGCTTTTGGTAATCAAGTCCAAGTTGGTTGGGCTACTGATtatcccaataaaaataacctacACAAAATGCATATGACTCACAcacttcttcttccccttctttcgtTGCTGTTGCTtcgtttatttcttcttctttttttttctattttgcatttttattagtttctcctctcttttttcttttgagggagaaacaaaaatgaaaaatataaaatttttgtattattatttataaagttatgtgttttcttttaaaaaaaaatttgtgtttcttgtcaaaaaataaacaaaatgttgtagaattttgtaaaaaaatgataaaatatagaAATTTATAAAGTTGAACACAGAAATTTGCAaagttaaatacaaaataattacaTAGACAAAATATgagaggaagaaaaaaaataaattaaaaaattgcagaatttaaaaaaaaaacacataaatttaTAAAGCTAAAGACATAAATTTGTGAAATTGAACACAAAATAActatatagataaaaaaaaaaaagaggaagaagaagagatggaaataaaaggaggaagaggagaaaaaaatatagaacttATTtgctattatttataaaattatattttttttcaaaagttttttatttattgtcaatgaaaaaaaataacaaaatggaaAAAATGTTGCAGAATtctgtaaaataataataataataatatggatgaTGACTCTATTTCTAGgcgaaaaataaaatcatagtgATAAAATCAATCTTGTTAAGAGTGTTAGTTTCGCCGCAGTAGTTTCTAGTTCTTTTTTTCTTGGGTGTCTAtcctaataaagaaaataa
This region of Arachis hypogaea cultivar Tifrunner chromosome 8, arahy.Tifrunner.gnm2.J5K5, whole genome shotgun sequence genomic DNA includes:
- the LOC112707462 gene encoding pentatricopeptide repeat-containing protein At5g40410, mitochondrial isoform X3, with the translated sequence MKAMSEPNMISWNSVVASCTQNGIPIEAINYFNMMRMNGFFPDEATMVSLLQACEILPLGMLIEALHSVIFTCGLDSNVTIVTTLLNLYSKLGRLDASKKVYAEISKPDKVAWSAMIAGYAIHGCGKEAIEFFERTVMAGMKPDHVTFTHLLSACSHSGLVKEGKYYFRIMSDVYGVQPRLDHYSCMVDLLGRCGLLSDARNLIMHMPLQPNSAVWGALLSACRVYGNIDLGKEAAENLIALDPYDPRNYIMLSNIYSASGLWSEASKLRTLMKRNVLTKNPGCSFIEHGNKIHRFMVDDYSHPDSDKIHTKLDELIRKIQEVGFVSETESILHDVDEEVKINMVNKHSEKIALAYGLLVTNADKPLVIIKNLRICRDCHTTVKFVSQIEKRVIIIRDSKRFHHFSDGLCSCGDYW
- the LOC112707462 gene encoding pentatricopeptide repeat-containing protein At5g40410, mitochondrial isoform X2 is translated as MNVVPRENRGSHVSVCTSTKASIVQTSTPASLAFLYFPLVIHARVIKSLDFRDGFIGDQLVSSYLNMGLIHDAEKLFDEMANKDFVSWNSLVSGFSKMGHLGRCISLFSMIKSEYGLELNELTLLSVISVCASAQARDEGQYLHCCALKLGMLSEVKVANSLINMYGKFGCVDCAFRLFQAMSEPNMISWNSVVASCTQNGIPIEAINYFNMMRMNGFFPDEATMVSLLQACEILPLGMLIEALHSVIFTCGLDSNVTIVTTLLNLYSKLGRLDASKKVYAEISKPDKVAWSAMIAGYAIHGCGKEAIEFFERTVMAGMKPDHVTFTHLLSACSHSGLVKEGKYYFRIMSDVYGVQPRLDHYSCMVDLLGRCGLLSDARNLIMHMPLQPNSAVWGALLSACRVYGNIDLGKEAAENLIALDPYDPRNYIMLSNIYSASGLWSEASKLRTLMKRNVLTKNPGCSFIEHGNKIHRFMVDDYSHPDSDKIHTKLDELIRKIQEVGFVSETESILHDVDEEVKINMVNKHSEKIALAYGLLVTNADKPLVIIKNLRICRDCHTTVKFVSQIEKRVIIIRDSKRFHHFSDGLCSCGDYW
- the LOC112707463 gene encoding terpene synthase 10, translating into MALVHLSSLTMGFNKMLPFERNSSLIETSKRNIPSQIQCLPLNKASNNDNTTIFRRTANFQPSIWHYEYIQSLNTDYKEESYKEKIEVLREEVRMVLCKVENMLDQLELIDVLQRLGIAYHFNNEIWNILNNIYYMDNSEKKSLHVTALEFRLLRQHGYNISTDVFLSFLDDMHDFKEYQSVDVQGMLSLYEASFYSMEGETILDEARDLTTKFLEEYLNQNECSYLSLLTQHALELPLHWRIPRWEARWFINAYKRRHNMNPTLLQLAKLDFNRVQSIYQEELKFTSRWWKSTGLAEKLSFARDRLVENYIWTVGTNFELDLGYSRKVFTKINCFITVIDDIYDVHGTLEELELFTEAIDRWDTRTINDLPDYMKTCFLELHNFITELALETLKKNGGYIAPYLKKVWTDLCKSYLVEAKWYHGKYKPSLEEYMENAWISISAPVILTHVYFLIPHLFIEEEQVPLEEYSETVRLSATILRLANDLGTYKRENATGDVPKWIQCYMNETGASEVKAREHIKSLLCITWKKMNREAHNSSLTQRFIETAINLARMSLCMYQHGDGHTIQDPKTQSCIRSLIIQPIQ
- the LOC112707462 gene encoding pentatricopeptide repeat-containing protein At5g40410, mitochondrial isoform X1, with product MWFHAKIVARMFLSAHQPKPLLFKLALLPHLHSFTSRCYFLSQASLPCRSISSYRDPLVTFLLDALKCSSSVSCCRVIHARVIKSLDFRDGFIGDQLVSSYLNMGLIHDAEKLFDEMANKDFVSWNSLVSGFSKMGHLGRCISLFSMIKSEYGLELNELTLLSVISVCASAQARDEGQYLHCCALKLGMLSEVKVANSLINMYGKFGCVDCAFRLFQAMSEPNMISWNSVVASCTQNGIPIEAINYFNMMRMNGFFPDEATMVSLLQACEILPLGMLIEALHSVIFTCGLDSNVTIVTTLLNLYSKLGRLDASKKVYAEISKPDKVAWSAMIAGYAIHGCGKEAIEFFERTVMAGMKPDHVTFTHLLSACSHSGLVKEGKYYFRIMSDVYGVQPRLDHYSCMVDLLGRCGLLSDARNLIMHMPLQPNSAVWGALLSACRVYGNIDLGKEAAENLIALDPYDPRNYIMLSNIYSASGLWSEASKLRTLMKRNVLTKNPGCSFIEHGNKIHRFMVDDYSHPDSDKIHTKLDELIRKIQEVGFVSETESILHDVDEEVKINMVNKHSEKIALAYGLLVTNADKPLVIIKNLRICRDCHTTVKFVSQIEKRVIIIRDSKRFHHFSDGLCSCGDYW